A window of Longispora fulva contains these coding sequences:
- a CDS encoding DinB family protein, producing the protein MVEFVGEDLTGSLFRLTRLNGVEFRGCEFADTRFRIVEMSGVTMRGVELHNVEISGDVGNLKVNGVEVKALVEAELDRRYPERARMRPTDAAGFGEAWQVIERLWDGSVERARGLDPDLLHASVDGEWSFIETLRHLVLVTDGWIRRTVLLDPSPWHPLGLPWDDPDETRALPAGITRDRDARPTLDTLLDLRRDRMATVRDIVAGVSDESLDAETTPVGTPGWPESRNRRLRDVLLHVFHEEWEHRLYAERDLNALEAH; encoded by the coding sequence ATGGTGGAGTTCGTTGGTGAAGATCTCACGGGTTCTTTGTTCCGGCTCACCCGGCTGAACGGCGTCGAGTTCCGCGGTTGCGAGTTCGCGGACACCCGGTTTCGGATCGTGGAGATGTCCGGCGTCACGATGCGGGGTGTGGAGCTGCACAATGTCGAGATCTCCGGTGACGTCGGAAACCTGAAGGTCAACGGGGTCGAAGTTAAAGCGCTCGTGGAGGCCGAGCTCGACCGGCGCTATCCCGAGCGGGCCAGGATGCGTCCGACTGACGCCGCTGGGTTCGGCGAGGCGTGGCAGGTCATCGAGCGGCTGTGGGACGGCTCTGTCGAACGGGCCCGCGGCCTGGATCCTGATCTGTTGCACGCCTCCGTTGACGGAGAGTGGTCGTTCATCGAGACGCTGCGGCACCTGGTGTTGGTCACCGACGGGTGGATCCGACGGACCGTCCTTCTCGATCCGTCGCCGTGGCACCCGCTGGGCCTGCCCTGGGACGACCCGGACGAGACGCGGGCCCTGCCCGCCGGCATCACCCGCGACCGCGACGCGCGGCCGACGCTCGACACCCTGCTCGACCTCCGTCGGGACCGGATGGCGACGGTCCGCGACATCGTCGCCGGCGTCTCCGACGAGTCCCTCGATGCCGAGACCACGCCGGTCGGGACTCCGGGGTGGCCGGAGTCTCGTAACCGTCGCCTGCGTGACGTACTGCTGCACGTGTTTCACGAGGAGTGGGAGCATCGGCTCTACGCGGAGCGCGACCTCAACGCCCTGGAAGCGCATTAG